AAACTATTTTCCGTCGATGAGCCTCCGATAGCCGGGCGGCGGGTAAAAACACCCCTAGGCTAGCTACCACCAGCTCGCCGTTAAATACCGGAGCCGCAAAGCCAACAACGTGTTGTAAAGATTCCTGAATAGTCATTTTCTCGACCCGGATTTCTTCTAATATACGGTAGAGAGTGTCGGAGTGACACGCCTCCGGCCAGCTATCTTCGGTAGGCAATCCTTTCTTCCGAAGGAATGACTTTAGCTCTTTTTCGGGAAGAAAGGCTAGCAGTAGCCGTCCGGTAGCGGTTTCGTACGCCTCCTTGGTAATGCGGTTCTTGACGTGTAACTCGTGATCGCTCTCTACCTCGTAGATAGTTACCCGCTTGTGCTTATGAATGACCGCTAGAATGGTGTTTTCATTAAGCTGATCCGATAGCTCCTCCATTACATCCTTCGCCGCCTCTACCAGGTCAGTATCGTAAAAAGAGCCATCAGTAAGTCGATAGATCAGTGGGCCGTAGCAGTATTCCCGGTTATCGTTCTGCTCCAGCATATTACGATCGGTCAGGGTTCTCAGAATATTGGAACAAGTAGCCCGATTGAGGTTCAGGCTATCGGCAATCTCGGCTAACCCCGCAGCTTGCTGGGGGGATTTACGGATAAACTCCAGAATGTCAATCGCCCGGTGTACTACTTGAATCATGGTATTCCTATCTATGTTAAATAATGTTTTACAATATAGTGAATTTTATTCTTCTAGGCTATTAGTCATGGTCACTCTTATTAGTTTGAACCGGATGAGGGCGATAATTATGCTGAATGAGTAGCGTATCGCAGATTAGTCAGAAATTTTCCTGCTCACCTTGATAATTAAATAATAAAATGTAGTTTTACATTACGACAAATTTAAAAATAGCCTACACTTGGCAAACCAACTTGTGACATTTGAAAAACGGTACCATGATCCGTACCTACTATTTGATCAAATCGAGATTTATAATAAAACAGAATACCTACATCAACACTATCAATTTACTATTCACAACTAAACAGCATACTTTATGAGAACTATTACGAACGTTCGCAGTCTTGTGCTCCTTTCGTTCTGGCTGGTGGGACTAACCCACTTAACTTTCGCTCAATCATCCATTCGAGGAAAAGTGACTACCCTAGATGAGGGGGAAGGCCTACCGGGAGTGAATGTGGTACTGCAAGGAACTTCCGTGGGAACTGTTACCGATGTGGAAGGAAACTACAGTTTAGAAGCACCAACCGATGGGGTTTTAGTATTTTCCTCCGTAGGGTATACGCAGGAAGAAGTACCGATTAACGGTCGGAGTATCATTGATTTGACTATGGCTCCCGATATTCAATCGCTATCTGAAGTGGTTGTGGTCGGATACGGAGTTGCGAAAAAAAGCGACTTGACCGGAGCAGTAAGTTCGGTTGACCCCGAACAAATCAATAACCAGGTACTGCCTAATGCAGCGGAAGGATTACGGGGACAATCCGCTGGAGTATTTGTATCCAGCCGCTCATCCCAACCAGGGGGCGGGCTGAATATCCGCATTCGGGGAACCAACTCAATTGCCGCCGGCAATAATCCGCTGTATGTAGTAGACGGAGTACCACTGGCCGGGGATATTTCAGGTATTAACCCTGCCGATATTGAGTCCATTGAAGTACTTAAGGATGCTTCGGCACAAGCCGTCTACGGTGCTAGGGGAGCGGGCGGAGTGATCTTGGTGACCACCAAAAAAGGCCGTGCCGGGCA
This region of Tunicatimonas pelagia genomic DNA includes:
- a CDS encoding IclR family transcriptional regulator, yielding MIQVVHRAIDILEFIRKSPQQAAGLAEIADSLNLNRATCSNILRTLTDRNMLEQNDNREYCYGPLIYRLTDGSFYDTDLVEAAKDVMEELSDQLNENTILAVIHKHKRVTIYEVESDHELHVKNRITKEAYETATGRLLLAFLPEKELKSFLRKKGLPTEDSWPEACHSDTLYRILEEIRVEKMTIQESLQHVVGFAAPVFNGELVVASLGVFLPAARLSEAHRRKIVSLLGRAATVISQNLTEGINQPLLEAVEST